From one Agathobaculum sp. NTUH-O15-33 genomic stretch:
- a CDS encoding ATP-binding cassette domain-containing protein, with protein MNAIEAESLTYVYEDGTKALSDLRLAAAEGEITGILGANGAGKSTLFLCLNGVLRPTGGTVRVGGSPVSYDRKGLQNLRQQVGIVFQDPDDQLFSADVYRDISFGAVNLGLPESEVRARVERAMERTGVMALKDKPTHALSFGQKKRVAIAGVLVMRPKVLILDEPTAGLDPEGVADILKLCREFQRDLGMTILLATHDIDLVPLYCDRAYIMAEGRMAACGTPEELFRDPALLRENHLRLPRISHLMEILHNEDGCAVDTAAATIGRARREIKRLTGIE; from the coding sequence ATGAACGCGATAGAAGCGGAAAGCCTTACCTATGTGTATGAGGATGGAACAAAGGCCCTTTCGGACCTGCGCCTCGCTGCGGCCGAGGGCGAGATCACCGGCATTCTGGGCGCGAACGGCGCGGGCAAATCCACGCTGTTTTTGTGCCTGAACGGGGTGCTGCGTCCCACGGGCGGCACGGTGCGCGTCGGCGGTTCGCCGGTGTCGTACGACCGCAAGGGGCTGCAAAATCTGCGCCAGCAGGTCGGCATTGTGTTTCAGGACCCGGACGATCAGCTTTTCTCGGCCGACGTGTACCGCGATATTTCGTTTGGCGCGGTCAATCTGGGCCTGCCGGAAAGCGAGGTGCGCGCGCGCGTCGAACGCGCGATGGAGCGCACCGGCGTGATGGCCCTAAAGGACAAGCCGACGCACGCCCTGTCCTTTGGGCAGAAAAAGCGCGTGGCGATCGCGGGCGTGCTCGTCATGCGGCCCAAGGTGCTCATTCTGGACGAGCCCACCGCTGGTCTGGACCCGGAGGGCGTTGCCGATATTTTAAAGCTGTGCCGCGAATTTCAGCGCGATCTGGGCATGACCATTTTGCTCGCCACGCACGATATCGATCTGGTGCCGCTCTACTGCGACCGGGCGTATATCATGGCGGAAGGGCGCATGGCGGCCTGCGGCACGCCGGAAGAGCTGTTCCGCGATCCGGCGCTGCTGCGCGAAAACCATCTGCGCCTGCCCAGAATTTCGCACCTGATGGAGATCCTCCACAATGAGGACGGCTGCGCGGTGGACACCGCCGCCGCGACCATCGGCCGCGCCCGGCGCGAGATCAAGCGCCTGACCGGAATAGAATGA